A single window of Granulicella sibirica DNA harbors:
- a CDS encoding ComEC/Rec2 family competence protein, with protein sequence MRFPARFIGEPAASPDPRLWARNGSRLEPLSFRRTPLLWAALWFCVGIGAERLGWVPAVVWVMAVLLLAGMSGAAIRTPWVGLVPVAGLWVVAGLGCGEMQPGAATQAELRGFADGLSRTVQGRVMRVRVLPPQARQDVDVDGYEETEGDAGLSVDLGVEAVEEVTPDASRMVPVTGGVRVTVIAEPGVAMPELRCGDVVDVAMRLKVPERFRDPGAWQYGDYLLDQGIGVHASVRAGKLAAETARGAGKAWDLRCRVYAAQAWASGRMLAFARSGANRALPEGSRLTAEDAGTLNAMLFGDRLGLNREMRKGFERTGSFHLFVVSGMHVGLIALGIFWVSRRTRLPMWAGTFVTIGLTTGYAALTGLGIPVQRALGMASIFLIARLLDRHHNTLNALGAAVLGALAWSPSSLFEASFQMTFLAIVGVAGIAIPLGERTILPYARAARRIEEVWRDVRFEPRLAQFRVMLRMFGEALGRLLGRWAMGLPARGMRVVLWVAELCLVALVTEAVMALPMALYFHRVALLALPVNLLTVPVIAFLVPAAMATFCGSLLSPWVAVLPGTVTAVLLHAVAGTVGHIARLTAADVRVPGPASWVCGVVVAGLGFCCWASRQRRAVWGWLTVATLPLLVGLALLPATPSVIPGMLEVTAIDVGQGDSILVVGPNGRAMLVDAGGPVGGVGLRSGSADTGFDVGEEVVAPYLWSRELRRLDVLALTHEHSDHMGGMPAILRSFRPRELWVGVDVPSQAYGAMLAEASALGVRIRHLRAGDALPWDGVDVSVLGPEAEYRNAGAPKNDDSLVMRLQFGKASVLLEGDAERPEEATMLAHDRVGPVTLLKVGHHGSATSSTEGFLAAVSPRDAVISVGRGNTFGHPRGEVITRLAGRGVKLYRTDMFGMTTFLLGRDGGIREVVGTSN encoded by the coding sequence ATGCGGTTTCCTGCACGCTTCATCGGAGAGCCGGCCGCTTCCCCTGATCCCAGACTCTGGGCCAGGAATGGGTCGCGTCTTGAGCCGCTCAGCTTTCGCCGGACTCCGCTGCTTTGGGCGGCTTTGTGGTTCTGCGTGGGGATCGGGGCTGAGCGGCTTGGATGGGTTCCGGCTGTGGTTTGGGTAATGGCGGTCCTGCTGCTAGCGGGGATGAGCGGGGCGGCGATACGGACGCCTTGGGTCGGGCTGGTTCCTGTGGCGGGGCTCTGGGTGGTGGCGGGGTTGGGGTGCGGGGAGATGCAGCCGGGAGCGGCGACGCAGGCGGAGTTGCGTGGGTTCGCGGATGGGCTTAGCCGGACGGTGCAGGGACGGGTGATGCGGGTGCGGGTGCTTCCTCCGCAGGCTCGGCAGGACGTAGATGTGGATGGCTATGAGGAGACGGAGGGGGATGCGGGGCTGTCGGTCGACCTGGGGGTGGAGGCGGTCGAGGAGGTGACGCCGGATGCGTCGCGGATGGTTCCGGTGACGGGCGGGGTAAGAGTCACGGTGATCGCGGAACCTGGGGTGGCGATGCCGGAGTTGCGGTGCGGGGATGTGGTTGACGTGGCGATGCGGCTCAAGGTGCCAGAGCGGTTTCGGGATCCGGGGGCTTGGCAGTACGGGGATTACCTGCTGGATCAGGGGATCGGGGTTCATGCCTCCGTGCGGGCGGGGAAGCTTGCGGCTGAGACCGCCCGAGGTGCGGGGAAGGCCTGGGATCTGCGGTGCCGGGTGTACGCGGCGCAGGCGTGGGCTTCGGGGAGGATGTTGGCATTTGCCCGGTCGGGGGCGAACCGGGCTCTGCCGGAAGGGTCGCGGCTTACGGCGGAGGATGCGGGGACGCTGAACGCGATGCTCTTTGGGGATCGGTTGGGGCTGAATAGGGAGATGCGCAAAGGGTTCGAGCGAACGGGATCGTTTCATCTGTTCGTGGTTTCGGGGATGCATGTCGGGTTGATCGCGCTCGGGATCTTCTGGGTTTCGCGGCGGACGCGGCTTCCGATGTGGGCGGGGACCTTCGTCACGATCGGGCTGACGACGGGGTATGCGGCGCTCACAGGGCTTGGGATTCCGGTGCAGCGGGCTTTGGGGATGGCTTCGATCTTTCTGATCGCGCGGCTTCTGGACCGGCACCACAACACGCTCAATGCGCTCGGGGCGGCGGTGCTGGGTGCGCTGGCGTGGTCGCCATCCAGCTTGTTCGAGGCGAGCTTTCAGATGACGTTTCTGGCGATTGTGGGGGTGGCGGGGATTGCGATTCCGCTTGGCGAGAGGACGATTCTGCCGTATGCGCGGGCGGCGAGACGGATCGAGGAGGTTTGGCGGGATGTGCGGTTTGAGCCGAGGCTGGCACAGTTCCGGGTGATGCTGCGGATGTTTGGCGAGGCTTTAGGGCGGCTGCTTGGGCGGTGGGCGATGGGCTTGCCTGCCCGGGGTATGCGGGTGGTGCTTTGGGTTGCGGAGCTTTGCCTTGTAGCCCTGGTGACAGAGGCGGTGATGGCTCTACCGATGGCGCTTTATTTTCACCGAGTGGCTCTGCTTGCTCTGCCGGTGAACCTGCTGACGGTTCCAGTGATCGCATTTCTGGTTCCGGCGGCGATGGCTACGTTTTGTGGAAGCTTGCTGAGTCCCTGGGTTGCGGTGCTTCCGGGGACTGTCACGGCGGTTCTGCTGCATGCAGTGGCTGGGACGGTGGGACACATCGCGCGGCTGACGGCTGCGGATGTCCGGGTCCCGGGACCGGCAAGTTGGGTGTGTGGAGTGGTTGTGGCAGGCCTTGGGTTCTGCTGCTGGGCATCGAGGCAAAGGCGAGCGGTTTGGGGATGGCTGACCGTGGCGACGCTGCCCCTGCTGGTCGGGCTTGCGCTTCTGCCAGCGACGCCGAGCGTGATTCCGGGGATGCTTGAGGTTACGGCGATCGACGTGGGACAGGGGGATTCGATTCTTGTCGTTGGGCCGAACGGCAGGGCGATGCTTGTGGATGCTGGTGGGCCGGTCGGTGGTGTGGGGCTTCGAAGTGGCTCTGCGGATACGGGCTTCGACGTCGGCGAGGAGGTGGTTGCGCCTTATCTTTGGTCACGTGAGCTGAGAAGACTTGACGTTCTGGCGTTGACGCATGAGCATAGCGACCATATGGGAGGAATGCCTGCGATCCTGCGAAGCTTCCGGCCGCGCGAGCTTTGGGTGGGGGTGGATGTTCCCTCCCAGGCTTACGGGGCAATGCTTGCGGAGGCTTCCGCGCTTGGCGTCAGGATTCGGCACCTTCGGGCTGGCGATGCGCTCCCTTGGGATGGGGTCGATGTTTCGGTGCTTGGGCCGGAGGCGGAGTACCGGAATGCCGGTGCTCCGAAGAATGACGACTCGCTGGTGATGCGGCTGCAGTTTGGGAAAGCCTCGGTTCTGCTTGAGGGCGACGCGGAGCGGCCGGAGGAGGCGACGATGCTGGCGCACGATCGAGTTGGGCCGGTGACGCTGCTGAAAGTTGGGCATCACGGGAGCGCGACGAGTTCGACGGAGGGGTTTCTGGCGGCGGTAAGCCCACGGGATGCGGTGATCTCGGTTGGGCGCGGAAATACCTTCGGGCATCCGCGAGGCGAGGTGATTACGCGGCTTGCCGGGCGAGGTGTGAAGCTCTACCGGACGGATATGTTTGGGATGACTACCTTTCTGCTGGGCAGGGATGGTGGAATCCGAGAGGTTGTTGGAACGTCAAATTAG